From the genome of Erinaceus europaeus chromosome 1, mEriEur2.1, whole genome shotgun sequence:
gaaagataaaaacaggctgggagtatggatccatgtgtcaacacccacgtccagtggagaagcaactacagaagccagacctctcaccttctgcaccccataatgatcctgggtccatactcccagagagataaagaacaggaaagcttccaatggaggggatgggatacagaactctagtggtgggaattgtacccctcttatcctacagtcttgttgatcattattaaatcaattaaaaaaaaaagaatatgagtgTAGTAGTcttggagatggcacagtggataaagcattgaactttcaagcatgaagtcccaagttcaatccctagcagcacatgtaccagagtgatgtctggttctttgtttcTGTGTCcttctatctttcccattaacaaataaataaaatctttttttaaaaaaagaatctgaatgTCAAGTTTCTATGAAGAAGAGCATAAACATCAAGAGTGCAGATACCTGGAAAAGTTTAGGCAAGCCGGTGAAAGTCTTGGGCATACCAAGATGCTTTGGGCAACCCTTCCACCAATTCAGAAAAGtagtaatataaaagtaaaagctCAAACACAGGCAAATTACAGAAATATCTGTGATGGAATACAACGAAACCAAATTTATTTCAAGATATCAGGTAATGGTGACTTCATTCTAGAATCATTTTCGAATAGGCTACAAAGCAAGAACCTTGAAGAAGAGCAAAGAGAATATCAGTAGTAACTAGAAACTCAAGATAAAGGCAATTTCTGGCTTCTCAAAGATCACACTTGAGTATGGAAGGGCAAGCAAGAATTATGACAGTGTTTGAAAACAGCTTGCTTAAAATTCAGTTTTTAGGTTAATCATCAAGATAAAATGGAATGCTAGAAAGGATTTAAATGTATATGGTAAAGTGACttgctctccaccatcactggtcatctccatcaggaacaacatcataaaccctcttgtggacctctacagggtCTTGCCCTCAgtatagaacaacaatggtagggaagctgggtcaacctacGCAGTCACTGgtcctgtgaccatggactaagagctcagactgacagggactcagaggtgacacagcttcctgtgctaaatatgaatagacatgggtcccaggtcagattgatggggtaagcagttaatggtatttatatactttactcatgtttgggagttactctctgccctaatccagttttctagccctattctcatatctgacaccatcttcccaaataacatttttagtccacttgcatgttagctatcagactcaggcaaaaattactaaagtcatgagccccttggatcacacctaaaatagacttcctagatttttcccacatgaagacccctaattacatctgctctattcctacctttgggttcctgtttattaaataatttatcctGCTtcacatcttactgcctttcagccaccaagctgcagatgctaccatgatcccatcctggattccctgggcagatgacttcaccaatgtgtcctggaacctcacctctcctgagccctgccccactagggaaagacagaaacaggctggggctatggatcgacttgccaatgtccacatctagtggagatgcaattacagaagccaaaactttcaccttctgcaccccataaagaattttggttcatactcccaaagaagcttccgatggaggagatgggacacggaactttgctggtgggaactgtatggaattatacttctgttatcttacaatctttttaataattattaaatcactaatttaaaaagtaataagaaagcaatagataatagatagatagatagatagatagatagatagatagatagatagatagatagatagatagataatggtACGCAAAAAGCACAAAGTGGGGCTCAAGCCTCTGACTATAATTATCCACTGAACTCTTCCTGTCACCTAGTGGAGAAAAGGGAGTAGGGCTCCATCAACAGTGTGGTGGTTGCCTAGTAACGGAGGCAGTCCGGGGCGTGGCCCGAAGAGGAGGTCCCAGACTAAAAGATGAGGGAGGGAAGTGTCTTAAACAACCCCGCTTTCTATTGGCTGCAGTACTCTCAGCCATCGTCACGAACCAATGAGAAGCTACGCGTTCGTGATGTCAGACGCTATACTACCCCGCCCACCCACGCTGCAGGGACGCGCGGCTAGCTGCAGTGGAAACCCAGCTTGGGGTCTTGCAGCCCATGTGCACCTCGCGACACCTGCTACTACAGGTGGTCTTCCTGATAGTGCGCGATGGCGTCCGGCCTCAACCCTCTTTCTCCCCGTCAGGGACAGTGCCCACCCTTTCGGACCAAGGGCCAGGATCGCGAGGCGGGGCCGTTCAGCCTCCCTCAGAGTGGCCTGGAACCCCCAGGGCTGTTCCTGGGTTCTCTACGATGCAACCTTCTGTCACGACCCCTTCGGGACCTGGGGACGGAACCGCGGACCTCTTTCCAGGTACGGGTGGAGATTACTGATTGCAATCTAAAACAGCGGGGGAGTTCTGATGTGGAGGAAGGAGTTCATTCGTTGTGggtttttgttgtgttttcatAGTCTTACCCATCTGTACCTGTGACTTGATTCCTCGTGCCTGCGATATCAATTGCTGCTGCGACAAGGACTGCTATCTCCTCCATCCAAGGACAGTCTTCTCCTTCTGCCTCCCGGGCAGCGTGAGGTGAGCTGTGGTGCTCAGGTTGCATCCTAACAAGGACCAGGACCCTAGGCTAGGTAATTTTTGGAAGCAGTTACACTTCATGTTAGACACTCCTACGAAATGCCAAGAAGTGTAATCATATTCGTTTTTTTCCAAaggtggtgtttctctttccctgtccaaCAGAAGAGGATCTGCATTTATCTGACCACTCATTGCCCTTGGAGTCGGTCCTCTCTGGCATCTTGTGTGCGGAGGCATCTTACTCTGGATGCCTCACCTAGCCCTCGTCTTACCAATATAACTATTCTCCCTCCTTACTCCTCACAGATCTTCAAGCTGGGTGTGTGTGGACAACTCTCTTATCTTCAGGAGTAATTCTCCCTTTCCTTCAAGAGTTTTCATGGATTCAAATGGAGTTAAGCAGTTTTGTGTTCATGTGAACAACTGTGAGTAGAAACACACGGGGTGttcttcgtcttttttttttgcccccggaCCACTGTTAAACAGAGATGATTAGTgttctagtaaaagaaaaaatatatatttttccatctttctttacataatgtacttatttatttatttcaataaagATGTAGGGTGTTCTTAATgtctaatatttgtttatttattgactttttctctggcctttttattttcctcttcctttgtAAACTTTTTGTcctaagactatactttcagggatcatttctatagtatgtAAACTTTTTGTCCTTTAAATATCTGTcatccaccctctctctctttctcttactagtGGGCATTTGCTGTGCTTTATGCTCTATTCACTATAGATTAGAAAGTCTATAGAGAACTTCAATTTCAGACATCCCTTTTTGCTCAGATAATTACAGATGGCATCAGTTGCTTACAGTTTTCTGGGAGGCATTCACTGATTCCCCAGTGACATATCAAGGGCACCAAATAACACTTGAAAGAATGTCTTTGGCGAGTGAATCTACATCTACCTATTTCTATTTCATGAAGTAACACTGTTGGAGAAAGAGAATTAAATTGAGGTCTCAGTCCTGCTATTTACTTACCAACTGCACTGACACAGAAAAATCCCATGGCTTCTCCAGGCTTGTTTCTACAACTGCAGTGAAATCACTAGGCCTGGATGTGAACATCTTCTGTATCTGTAAAATGAGATAAAATGAGAAGTGACTAttattaaaactttaaaatacatCTAGAAATTCTCTggtgatggatatatatatatatatatatatatatatatatatatatatatatatatatggctaataCATCTTTATATGTGTGCATACATAGATATATATGAGGCTAATACATCTTTTTTAAGTGCTGAGGAAGCAAAATAATGCCTTCTCATAAAACAGACTTAAATGTTCCTCACATCCTGAAAGTTAGCTCACCCTAATTTCATCTaacttttaggaaaaaaaaaaaccctgcaaaaTTAGGTTTACTTCAGAAAACAGTATTTAGTTCCCAAACTGAATTTAGAAACAGATATAAGTAACCCTGTGGCATTTGGGTTGTGAGAAGGTAAAGGGAGAAAGGCAAATTCTCTGTCTTAAAGCTGCAGCGAGGTGGGTCCAGGTGACATACCTGGATAGATtacacatgggttcaagccccagtctccacatgtagggggaagcttcatgagtggcgaagcagtgctgcaggtgtgtctcccccACCTTCACTCTTCCCTCGCACCCTttagcaaagaaaaacaaacaaataaaaacggccaccaggagaaATGAAGTCATGCATGCACCAAAccaagccataaccctggtggcaaaatgtacatataaatacatacacaaaTGTAATAAAACTGTAGGCCAGGGAGAttgcatgatggctatgcaaaaagactttcatggtcggagggtagatagcataatggttatgcaaagatactcttgtgcctgaggctccaaagtcccaggttcaatcccctgcgccatcataagtcagacctgagcagtcctctggtataagaaagaaagaaagagagaaagaaagaaagaaagaaagaaagaaagaaagactttcatgcctgaggcataaaagttatttgcataatcatGTTACCTCCCCTGCCCtaagaaatacatatatttgtaaAAATCCTTTGCATTTActcttaaatttaaatttaagtaaATTTAAATACTGTGTATATAACATGCTTtgattaaaaatatacattttttaagattGTTACTCAAGGTGGTAGAGGTAGTCCATAGGGTGGAGTGTATTCTGTATTTATGATTCAGATTTGAGcgctagcaccacatgggaatgctaGCGCATCAACGGAACATTCTAATATTATTGTGTCTGTCCTTTTCcagttctctctctgcatctctctgtgAGAATGAAAATGTTGACCCACAGCAGTGAAATCTTGCATATGTGAgaccacactacacacacacacacactgttactTGAAGGGTTGgagatgtagctcagtggtagagtgcaaggGCCATGGTTTGATATGCCAGATTATTTTTAAGTAAAtagtgagtttttgtttgtttgtttgtttttgttcttttatcagaactttatttatttctagcaAAATTAAACTATTTCCAGAAGCCCCTAAAGGTCAATGCAACCAACTTCCAAGCCTTGGCTGCACAGTTTGGAGGTGAATCATGGTCTTCAACGCTCCAACCCCAGTCATCGCTACCTTTTTACAgggtgagtcttttttttttctttttttttttttttcctttgctggtGGAGTTCAGTCCAATCTTACTGTGAAGAAATTTCTGCTATCCTTTGTCCAGGCTGGGGATCCCATTCTGACTTACTTCCCCAAGTGGTCTGTGTTGAGCTTGCTGAGGCAACCTGCAGGAGTTGGACCTGGAGGGCTCTGTACTGATAGCAACCCTGCAGGTGAGTCCAGAGCAGAAATGCCTACCTTTTGTTCAACTTAGTACAAGTTTCCTTATTCACTACTACCTCTTATGAAACAGACTTTAATGATTCATCATTTAAGAGTTGATGAATAGTAGTATAAACTATTCAATTTTGGTAGTACAGTTTCACAACTCTTTATGTGCATTCAGTACATCTGTCATCAAAGTTCTAGTACTATCATGCTATCAAAACATTCCTTTCCAAAAATAGCCCAATAAAAACGTGGGCTAGAGAACTAGACAGCTGTCTAAAGAAGAGAgatgcatggcccacagacacatgaagaaatgctccatctcacttatcactagagaaatgcaaattaaaattacactgagatactatctcacacctaagagaatggcttccatcaacaaaccaggaaacagCAGGTGTTTCagaaaggttgtggagaaaagggaactctgctacactcctggagggaatgcaaactggtgcagcccctttggaagactgtctgaagagtccttaaacaaaataaaaatggaattatcttatgatccatcaaccactcttaggcatttatccagtggacactcaaaacaCTAACTTTAGAAGGGCTATATGCACACCTCtgttcatagatgcattattcacaatagccagagtgaaagcagcctaaatacccatcatcagaagactggctaaagaagttatgggatatataatccatggaatactactctgcaatcaaaaaaaaaaaaagatgagattttgtcctttgggacaaaatggatggaactagaggtggttGATAATGTTtagtgaaagaaataaaaagatgaaaaacaactaccaaatggtttcactcatatgtggaatctagagatctaatttacatgaacttgccaaaaaaaaaaaaaatccaaagaacagaagcaagcaaagtgtTTGTAAGACTTAAGAGAACTCTGGTGATTATCTAATGGGGGTGGGATGgtgaggatatggaactctacaTTGTATCTTAAaaccttgtaacaaactattaataagaaatatatatatatatttatatatttctacccattcctcctctccctctgatAACCAATTTTTTGCTTAAAAGCTATTTATCACTCCTTTAATTCATTATGTCTAAGGTTTCCTGGAGACTAGAAGTACAACCTGTGTTCGTTTCTTTAAGGACCTAGCCAAGAGCTGTACCTTAGACCCAGCCCTCAATGCTGCATCTTACTATAACTTCATAGTTTTAAAGGTAGGTATGCCTTCTTTCTCCCACTGAGGATTTAAAATACCTCTATACCTGTTGGGCTTTAGCAAAAACAAGGAACTAGAAGTCAGAAtgtgtcgggctagcttcacgggtgggagagagacgaccagggactcatggctgagtgggacgcagttcagtctttattgatgaggaatgcagtgcaagctatctaatctaatctctcttcattagaaagccctgtcctttatatctcctgaggcagaagtatcaggtcagaagaggatgtacgaagcatagggggtggggagaaggaaaagctctggaaccagtgaggattaaaatgtggaaaacaggatgtgactaggagagggggcggagtggaaaaagagatcaaatcagtggggattaaaccagtgcgaacaaaacaatgattatgtaaatagactacagcgtcaagcaatgcaacagaaggggtcttagaagcagaccaacaagaatGTACAAGAGCTACATAAAAGGCTGAGGACCTGGGAACCCTGTCATCTGAAAAAGATGAAAGAATTATGAATACTAAGCCATATTTTCACCCTCTTCACGAGTGAAATTGACATGGGGGGGTGCTATTATCTCATCAAAGCTTCTTGCTATTTAGTAGAGCTCTGCTCACGTAGGGCAGAACATCTACTAAAACATCTTAGTCCATCCATCTACTGACATTTTAGCACAAGCTCTGACAGAAGAAGCTAGTCACTTGAATATGTTAAGAGTCCCTCGTAAACAAACCGGTGGCAAGTCACATGCTTCTGGTTAATTTTTCTATAAGGCTATGCACACTCACATTCCTGCTGTTCTCTTATTCTAGGTCCCAAGAGGTAGTACTGATCAACAGGACATGAAGGTAGGATACTGCTTATTAGGAATAAGGAGGAGAATATTGGGTCTCTTTGCATCTGAGGAAATTTCAGTCTAGATTGTAATCATGAAAGAAAATGCAGTGTGGGTGACGGGACAGttgcataccaggttaagcacacatagtacgatgtacaaggaccagtgaaaggatcccagtttgagccactggctctccacctgtagaggggtcacttcacaagcggtgggtctgcaggtatctatctttctcttcccctctctatcttccccatctctctcaatttctctctgtcctgcccaacaacaataacaaaatgggggaaaaaatggccaccaggagtagtggattcatattaCAGGAGCCGAaccccaaaaagaaaaagaaaagaaaaggcagtgtGCTGGAGCACTAGGAGATAGTTTATCTGGTAAGACACACactttacaatgtacaaggacgtgGATTCAGCCTCTAGGTAACACATGGGAGCACtgctgctgctgtcttttttctttctttctttctttctttctttctttctattttacttgaaagAACAGAAGTAAATTGAGGGGTTGAggaagagcaagagggagagatagaaagatggatACTTACAGagctctgctttactgctcatgaaggaaatgggactcaaacccggttcttgtacatggtaatatgtacactcaactgggtgcaccactgccagcacCCTCtcaagtaaattctttttttttttttatttaagaaaggataaattaacaaaaccatagggtaggaggggtacaactccacacaattcccaccacccaatctccatatcccacccctctcccctgatagctttcccattctctatccctctgggagcatcgacccagggtcattgtgggttgcagaaggtagaaggtctggcttctgtaattgcttccccgctgaacatggatgttgactggtcgttccatactcccagtctgcctctctctttccctattagggtgtgtctctggggaagcggagctccaggacacattggtggtcaaGTAAATTTTATATGGTTACAAGCATTATATAGAATGACTCATAAGGTGTTTGATAAGTCTGGGAAACTTTTGGTTAAATAAAGTTAAACATGAACTTATTGGAGTCTTTAATATATTAGAGAACTTTCTTAATCTCTATAAAGCAACATCAAATATGGcatcaaatatatataactatGAAACCCTTATATCTAATAGAATTGATGTTctgtgaaatatttaaaaatacagctTTAAAATGATATTTGAATTTAAGTTGTCAtttggcaagagagagaaaagtggtgaagaaaagagaaataactcATTTCAGGTCTATATGTAGCTAAAAAGAaaattctgctttctatcttgatGTGTTTCCCTTGCTGGTTCCAG
Proteins encoded in this window:
- the TCTN3 gene encoding tectonic-3 isoform X3; amino-acid sequence: MCTSRHLLLQVVFLIVRDGVRPQPSFSPSGTVPTLSDQGPGSRGGAVQPPSEWPGTPRAVPGFSTMQPSVTTPSGPGDGTADLFPVLPICTCDLIPRACDINCCCDKDCYLLHPRTVFSFCLPGSVRSSSWVCVDNSLIFRSNSPFPSRVFMDSNGVKQFCVHVNNSKLNYFQKPLKVNATNFQALAAQFGGESWSSTLQPQSSLPFYRAGDPILTYFPKWSVLSLLRQPAGVGPGGLCTDSNPAGFLETRSTTCVRFFKDLAKSCTLDPALNAASYYNFIVLKVPRGSTDQQDMKVPVTLLAQAESPLLTGNTCQNVVSQVIYEIKTNGTFGIQNVFVSFGQINLTVEPGTSLKQHFIIRFRAFQQSTATSPAGPRSGNPGYIVGKPLLTLTGNGSHTMTLLQSQGDGACSIKRHEVQFGVNAVSGCKLRLKMRDCGLLQQEIFQTLHGMPRPEQVAIFGYALYILLYCSSVPGDSDIVGIYRPPVQPTGSCGRSTIPIPVSGFPASTRNIFDNCRDFCGHYPETRATKRSTQNRVEIAI